A single region of the Marmota flaviventris isolate mMarFla1 chromosome 10, mMarFla1.hap1, whole genome shotgun sequence genome encodes:
- the Ifnlr1 gene encoding interferon lambda receptor 1: MSAPGRWAPLLLGLLLTAPGGSRLAPPRNVTLLSQNFSVYLTWLPGLGNPQNVTYFVAYQSSPTPRKWQKVKKCAGTRALVCPLMCLKKQDLYNKFKARVQAASARVRSPWVESESLDYLSEVEPAPPILVFTQTKKILRVNATYQLPPCMPLVDLTYKVEFWKEGTTNKTVYPATPHGQTVQVPLPPATSGRYCLSARTIYTFISPKYSNFSMPICFFLEAPGPIWTVLVLPSLLPLLLVVASVGMIWKSLQGNPWFRQSKMPQALDFSGCRHSVLTFQSSGPESLDDLFLCPQKELIRKVRPAPQVRASDALKAGSEEKLTEDEDDNVSFQPYIEHPTFLGQELRVLGHSEADGSGVDSGRPWTLVVPGEGSSAWDSSDGSWPSTVYSSPWDEAGSSSYLAKKRPGQGLSGDQHPELLPYPEFPEDLGSLEEPLQGDLFGWTTWGSSSPGKNLLPGEPQVSLRTLTFCWDSSPDEEEEEEQQEEEEGEREAEVEGQLSPVDCSTDSSGAGGCQRTEVRSGVLGHYMAR; encoded by the exons ATGTCCGCGCCCGGCCGGTGGGCGCCCCTGCTCCTGGGCCTGCTGCTGACCGCTCCAG GGGGCTCCCGTCTAGCCCCTCCTCGGAACGTGACGCTGCTCTCCCAGAACTTCAGCGTGTACCTGACGTGGCTCCCTGGGCTTGGCAACCCCCAGAACGTGACCTATTTTGTGGCCTATCAAAG CTCTCCCACCCCCAGGAAGtggcaaaaagtaaaaaagtgtGCAGGAACCCGGGCACTGGTGTGTCCCCTCATGTGCCTGAAGAAACAGGACCTGTACAACAAGTTCAAGGCTCGTGTGCAGGCGGCTTCTGCCCGTGTCCGGTCCCCTTGGGTGGAGTCTGAGTCCCTGGATTACCTTTCTGAAG TGGAACCAGCCCCGCCCATCCTGGTGTTCACCCAGACCAAGAAGATCCTGAGGGTCAACGCCACCTACCAGCTGCCCCCCTGCATGCCCCTTGTGGACCTGACGTACAAGGTGGAATTCTGGAAGGAGGGCACCACAAACAAG ACAGTATATCCAGCCACCCCACATGGCCAGACAGTCCAGGTGCCCCTACCGCCAGCCACCAGCGGACGCTACTGTCTCAGCGCCAGAACCATCTACACCTTCATTTCCCCTAAATACAGCAACTTCTCCATGCCCATCTGCTTCTTCCTGGAGGCCCCAG GACCCATCTGGACAGTCCTGGTGTTGCCGTCACTTCTGCCGCTGCTGCTGGTGGTGGCCTCGGTGGGTATGATCTGGAAGAGTCTTCAGGGAAACCCCTGGTTTCGGCAGTCCAAGATGCCACAGGCCCTG GACTTTTCTGGATGCAGACACTCTGTGCTAACCTTCCAGTCCAGTGGACCGGAGTCCCTAGATGACTTATTCCTCTGTCCCCAAAAGGAGCTCATCAGAAAGGTCAGGCCGGCCCCCCAGGTCAGGGCCTCAGACGCTCTGAAGGCAGGGTCAGAAGAGAAACTGACTGAGGACGAAGATGACAATGTCAGCTTCCAGCCCTACATTGAACACCCCACCTTCCTGGGTCAAGAGCTCCGGGTCTTGGGGCACTCTGAGGCAGATGGGTCCGGCGTGGACTCAGGAAGGCCCTGGACACTTGTGGTCCCTGGAGAAGGCTCCTCTGCTTGGGATTCTTCAGACGGGAGCTGGCCCAGCACCGTATATTCCTCACCCTGGGACGAGGCTGGGTCCTCCAGTTATTTGGCCAAGAAGCGGCCGGGTCAAGGGCTTAGCGGGGACCAGCATCCGGAGCTTCTTCCATACCCAGAATTCCCTGAGGACTTGGGCTCCCTGGAAGAGCCCCTGCAGGGTGACCTCTTCGGGTGGACCACCTGGGGCTCCTCCTCCCCAGGGAAGAATCTGCTCCCCGGGGAGCCCCAGGTTTCTCTTCGGACACTGACCTTCTGCTGGGACAGCAGCCCAgacgaggaggaggaagaggaacagcaggaggaagaggagggtgagAGGGAGGCGGAGGTGGAGGGCCAGCTCAGTCCAGTGGACTGCAGCACCGACAGCTCGGGGGCCGGGGGCTGCCAGAGGACCGAGGT